One Prosthecobacter sp. SYSU 5D2 genomic window carries:
- the tssB gene encoding type VI secretion system contractile sheath small subunit, with protein sequence MPKPSESSSKFIERNRAPRVHIEYELDVNGAQKKVELPFIMGVMADLSGKPTEPLPAVKDRKFLEIDMDNFNDRMKAIKPRVAFSVPNVLSEEEGSNLAVDISFESMDDFSPEVIARKVEPLRKLLEARTELTNLLSYMDGKTQAEDLIAKLISDEAFRKSVTSAPKPADETSPAAAE encoded by the coding sequence ATGCCGAAACCTTCTGAGAGCAGCAGCAAATTCATCGAGAGAAACCGTGCACCCCGAGTTCACATTGAATATGAACTGGATGTCAACGGAGCCCAAAAAAAGGTGGAACTGCCTTTTATCATGGGTGTGATGGCGGATCTTTCGGGCAAGCCGACTGAGCCGCTTCCAGCCGTGAAGGACCGCAAGTTCCTGGAGATTGACATGGACAATTTCAATGACCGCATGAAGGCCATCAAGCCTCGTGTGGCCTTCAGCGTGCCGAACGTGCTGTCTGAAGAAGAGGGCAGCAATCTGGCGGTGGACATCTCCTTTGAAAGCATGGATGACTTCTCACCGGAAGTCATCGCCCGGAAGGTGGAACCGCTGCGCAAGCTGCTGGAAGCCCGTACGGAACTGACCAACCTGCTGAGCTACATGGACGGCAAAACGCAGGCGGAAGACCTGATTGCCAAGCTCATCAGTGACGAGGCTTTCCGTAAGTCCGTCACCTCCGCCCCCAAACCGGCGGACGAGACCAGCCCAGCTGCTGCCGAGTAA